One Ooceraea biroi isolate clonal line C1 chromosome 6, Obir_v5.4, whole genome shotgun sequence genomic window carries:
- the LOC113562132 gene encoding uncharacterized protein LOC113562132 has translation MKDRASQSEFLVFIDNIYQSIVIQTKTNKENEEQNVQQIWEKTNEEKAKVWTNEFTLGLIALVEEHQNQFQTLVKKYVWVKISKILQEKFGCSVTWQQCDTKWKGLLKMYKDIKEHNSTSGRFDKGRKRWEYFEVMNNILHNVPEITPVATCSSSKGLIINEELHNSDDSTKDDSLKNLLLAKQTLYQNLLFLENVN, from the exons ATGAAGGACAGAGCTAGTCAGTCCG aatttcttgtttttatagataatatttatcaatctATTGTCATCCAGACaaaaacaaataaagaaaatgaagaacaGAATGTACAACAGATCTGGgaaaaaactaatgaagaaAAAGCTAAAGTGTGGACAAATGAGTTTACTTTAGGATTGATAGCTTTAGTTGAAGAACATCAAAATCAATTCCAAACTTTAGTAAAAAAGTATGTCTGGGTGAAAATCTCCAAAATTCTACAAGAAAAATTTGGTTGTTCAGTTACGTGGCAACAATGTGACACAAAATGGAAAGGTTTATTAAAGATGTACAAAGATATTAAAGAACACAACTCGACATCAGGCCGTTTCGACAAAGGTCGAAAAAGATGGGAATACTTTGAAGTCATGAACAACATTCTTCATAATGTACCAGAAATCACACCTGTAGCTACTTGCAGTAGCAGTAAAGGACtgataattaatgaagaattACATAATTCCGATGACAGTACAAAGGACGATAGTCTCAAAAATCTTCTGTTAGCGAAACAGACTCTGTATCaaaatcttctttttctagaaaacgtaaattaa
- the LOC113562178 gene encoding THAP domain-containing protein 1-like, whose product MPYCYVKNCTNRTVSEKIKFFQFPKEPSLLQQWLKACRKNKEETKTDSATVCSLHFNDDCFEMIWTKPRQKNVSARQIWRLKKGSIPTKVLNLEKKRKNTCHEGDNKRIKTT is encoded by the exons ATGCCGTACTGttatgttaaaaattgtacgaATCGTACAgtaagtgaaaaaataaaattttttcaattcccAAAAGAACCTTCTCTTCTGCAGCAATGGCTGAAGGCttgcagaaaaaataaagaagaaacaaaaacTGATTCTG cAACGGTGTGCAGTCTTCATTTCAATGATGACTGCTTTGAAATGATATGGACAAAGCCACGGCAAAAGAATGTATCTGCTAGGCAGATTTGGCGATTAAAGAAAGGTTCCATCCCtacaaaagtattaaatctggaaaagaaacggaaaaataCATGTCATGAAGgtgataataaaagaataaaaacaaCGTAA